From a single Apium graveolens cultivar Ventura chromosome 2, ASM990537v1, whole genome shotgun sequence genomic region:
- the LOC141707263 gene encoding mitochondrial uncoupling protein 2-like isoform X1 — protein sequence MADLSHRTEISFAGTFFCSAFAACFAEVCTIPLDTAKVRLQLQKRTVLGEGTGPPKYKGVFGTIATIAREEGLSALWKGIIPGLHRQFIYGGLRIGLYEPVKAFLGSDYVGNVSLFQKILAALITGAIAISVANPTDLVKVRLQSEGKLPAGVARRYSSALSAYYAIVQQEGLSALWTGLGANIARNATINAAELASYDQVKQTIMQIPGFSDNIFTHLLAGLGAGFFAVCIGSPFDVVKSRMMGDTIYKGALDCFIKTLATEGPYAFYKGFLLNFGRLGSWNVIMFLVLEQVISIRHLSCMWGHSILQLEVRHVS from the exons ATGGCGGATCTCAGTCACCGGACGGAGATCTCCTTCGCCGGTACCTTCTTTTGTAGTGCCTTCGCCGCTTGTTTCGCCGAa GTGTGTACCATTCCCCTGGACACTGCTAAAGTTAGACTACAACTTCAGAAACGGACAGTTTTGGGAGAAGGAACTGGTCCACCCAAGTACAAGGGAGTGTTCGGCACAATTGCCACTATTGCTAGGGAAGAAGGCTTATCGGCTCTCTGGAAAGGCATCATTCCAGGATTACATCGCCAGTTCATATATGGAGGGCTAAGGATTGGCTTGTATGAGCCT GTCAAGGCCTTTTTGGGCAGTGATTATGTTGGGAATGTCTCTCTATTCCAAAAGATACTTGCTGCTCTGATTACCG GTGCCATAGCAATTTCAGTGGCTAATCCAACTGATCTTGTCAAAGTTCGACTGCAATCAGAAGGTAAATTGCCTGCTGGTGTTGCTAGGCGTTATTCTAGCGCGCTGAGTGCTTATTACGCCATAGTGCAACAG GAAGGACTTTCTGCTTTGTGGACTGGACTGGGTGCCAATATTGCACGAAATGCAACCATAAATGCAGCGGAACTTGCAAGTTATGATCAAGTGAAGCAG ACGATTATGCAAATTCCAGGGTTTTCGGATAATATTTTCACTCATCTACTAGCAGGCTTAGGAGCTGGGTTCTTTGCAGTTTGCATTGGATCTCCTTTTGACGTG GTAAAATCTAGAATGATGGGAGATACGATCTACAAAGGCGCCTTAGATTGTTTTATAAAAACTTTAGCGACTGAG GGTCCTTATGCTTTTTACAAAGGCTTCCTTCTAAATTTTGGTCGTCTAGGATCTTGGAATGTAATTATGTTCTTGGTGCTTGAGCAA GTTATCAGCATCAG GCATTTAAGTTGCATGTGGGGACACTCGATTTTGCAATTGGAAGTTCGGCATGTCAGCTAA
- the LOC141707263 gene encoding mitochondrial uncoupling protein 2-like isoform X3, which translates to MADLSHRTEISFAGTFFCSAFAACFAEVCTIPLDTAKVRLQLQKRTVLGEGTGPPKYKGVFGTIATIAREEGLSALWKGIIPGLHRQFIYGGLRIGLYEPVKAFLGSDYVGNVSLFQKILAALITGAIAISVANPTDLVKVRLQSEGKLPAGVARRYSSALSAYYAIVQQEGLSALWTGLGANIARNATINAAELASYDQVKQTIMQIPGFSDNIFTHLLAGLGAGFFAVCIGSPFDVVKSRMMGDTIYKGALDCFIKTLATEGPYAFYKGFLLNFGRLGSWNVIMFLVLEQVISIR; encoded by the exons ATGGCGGATCTCAGTCACCGGACGGAGATCTCCTTCGCCGGTACCTTCTTTTGTAGTGCCTTCGCCGCTTGTTTCGCCGAa GTGTGTACCATTCCCCTGGACACTGCTAAAGTTAGACTACAACTTCAGAAACGGACAGTTTTGGGAGAAGGAACTGGTCCACCCAAGTACAAGGGAGTGTTCGGCACAATTGCCACTATTGCTAGGGAAGAAGGCTTATCGGCTCTCTGGAAAGGCATCATTCCAGGATTACATCGCCAGTTCATATATGGAGGGCTAAGGATTGGCTTGTATGAGCCT GTCAAGGCCTTTTTGGGCAGTGATTATGTTGGGAATGTCTCTCTATTCCAAAAGATACTTGCTGCTCTGATTACCG GTGCCATAGCAATTTCAGTGGCTAATCCAACTGATCTTGTCAAAGTTCGACTGCAATCAGAAGGTAAATTGCCTGCTGGTGTTGCTAGGCGTTATTCTAGCGCGCTGAGTGCTTATTACGCCATAGTGCAACAG GAAGGACTTTCTGCTTTGTGGACTGGACTGGGTGCCAATATTGCACGAAATGCAACCATAAATGCAGCGGAACTTGCAAGTTATGATCAAGTGAAGCAG ACGATTATGCAAATTCCAGGGTTTTCGGATAATATTTTCACTCATCTACTAGCAGGCTTAGGAGCTGGGTTCTTTGCAGTTTGCATTGGATCTCCTTTTGACGTG GTAAAATCTAGAATGATGGGAGATACGATCTACAAAGGCGCCTTAGATTGTTTTATAAAAACTTTAGCGACTGAG GGTCCTTATGCTTTTTACAAAGGCTTCCTTCTAAATTTTGGTCGTCTAGGATCTTGGAATGTAATTATGTTCTTGGTGCTTGAGCAA GTTATCAGCATCAGGTAA
- the LOC141707263 gene encoding mitochondrial uncoupling protein 2-like isoform X2 codes for MADLSHRTEISFAGTFFCSAFAACFAEVCTIPLDTAKVRLQLQKRTVLGEGTGPPKYKGVFGTIATIAREEGLSALWKGIIPGLHRQFIYGGLRIGLYEPVKAFLGSDYVGNVSLFQKILAALITGAIAISVANPTDLVKVRLQSEGKLPAGVARRYSSALSAYYAIVQQEGLSALWTGLGANIARNATINAAELASYDQVKQTIMQIPGFSDNIFTHLLAGLGAGFFAVCIGSPFDVVKSRMMGDTIYKGALDCFIKTLATEGPYAFYKGFLLNFGRLGSWNVIMFLVLEQVKSLFFLEA; via the exons ATGGCGGATCTCAGTCACCGGACGGAGATCTCCTTCGCCGGTACCTTCTTTTGTAGTGCCTTCGCCGCTTGTTTCGCCGAa GTGTGTACCATTCCCCTGGACACTGCTAAAGTTAGACTACAACTTCAGAAACGGACAGTTTTGGGAGAAGGAACTGGTCCACCCAAGTACAAGGGAGTGTTCGGCACAATTGCCACTATTGCTAGGGAAGAAGGCTTATCGGCTCTCTGGAAAGGCATCATTCCAGGATTACATCGCCAGTTCATATATGGAGGGCTAAGGATTGGCTTGTATGAGCCT GTCAAGGCCTTTTTGGGCAGTGATTATGTTGGGAATGTCTCTCTATTCCAAAAGATACTTGCTGCTCTGATTACCG GTGCCATAGCAATTTCAGTGGCTAATCCAACTGATCTTGTCAAAGTTCGACTGCAATCAGAAGGTAAATTGCCTGCTGGTGTTGCTAGGCGTTATTCTAGCGCGCTGAGTGCTTATTACGCCATAGTGCAACAG GAAGGACTTTCTGCTTTGTGGACTGGACTGGGTGCCAATATTGCACGAAATGCAACCATAAATGCAGCGGAACTTGCAAGTTATGATCAAGTGAAGCAG ACGATTATGCAAATTCCAGGGTTTTCGGATAATATTTTCACTCATCTACTAGCAGGCTTAGGAGCTGGGTTCTTTGCAGTTTGCATTGGATCTCCTTTTGACGTG GTAAAATCTAGAATGATGGGAGATACGATCTACAAAGGCGCCTTAGATTGTTTTATAAAAACTTTAGCGACTGAG GGTCCTTATGCTTTTTACAAAGGCTTCCTTCTAAATTTTGGTCGTCTAGGATCTTGGAATGTAATTATGTTCTTGGTGCTTGAGCAA GTCAAGAGTTTGTTTTTCCTTGAAGCTTAA
- the LOC141707262 gene encoding protein GRAVITROPIC IN THE LIGHT 1 isoform X1, with protein MLPCLCLNNENMRPRESFKTKTKTNGVKMDELSQKHHPGYYRDPVVKQTQAARKSSSSNTGIKKMAINKVSNFSDLIQRVTASCFLHPLAADRHNSSQISPSDSSDDSDDFTHHNPRISEYLAQQDEDIENENNIVRSQRGVSDFGDAEVLIAEVFEAFSALKKAYVSLQEAHCPWDPDRMRVCDAAVVAELRRIGVLRERFRRKSGGGERGRGRRLVGASLREVVAPYEAAVEELKREVKVKQVEVDNLKDKLKNAVVVSGGKKAGRTHHQSKRRVGCSTQTPVSLSPAPEIFEATMSMVREASKSFTALLLSLMKSAHWDIAAAVRSIEAAAGATTNATMDSIVGPNHAKYAMESYVNRKFFQGFDHETFYMDGSLSSLLHPDQFRRDCFTQYRDMKAMDPIELLGILPTCDFGKFCCKKYLSIIHPKMEESLFGDLEQRCQVLAGNHPRSRFYGDFLGLAKAIWLLHLLAFSLEPPPSYFEGSKGADFHSQYMESVVRFPGGRVVGGQIVGFPVSPGFKLASGSVIKARVYLVPKNGF; from the exons ATGCTTCCTTGCCTGTGCTTGAACAATGAAAATATGCGGCCCCGGGAATCTTT TAAAACAAAGACAAAAACAAATGGGGTGAAGATGGATGAATTGTCACAGAAGCATCACCCTGGTTACTACAGAGATCCTGTTGTCAAACAAACTCAAGCCGCCAG AAAGAGCAGCAGCAGCAACACTGGAATCAAGAAAATGGCTATCAACAAAGTCTCTAATTTTTCCGATCTCATCCAACGTGTCACCGCCTCTTGTTTCCTCCACCCTCTCGCCGCCGACCGTCACAACTCCTCCCAAATCTCCCCTTCTGACTCCTCCGATGACTCTGATGATTTCACTCATCATAATCCCAGAATCTCTGAGTACTTAGCCCAGCAAGACGAAGATATCGAAAATGAAAACAACATTGTCAGGTCTCAGAGAGGTGTTTCTGATTTTGGGGATGCTGAGGTTTTGATTGCTGAGGTTTTTGAGGCTTTTTCTGCTCTGAAGAAGGCTTATGTGAGTTTACAGGAAGCACATTGTCCTTGGGATCCTGATAGAATGCGGGTTTGCGATGCCGCGGTGGTGGCTGAGTTGAGGAGGATTGGGGTTTTGAGGGAGAGGTTTAGGAGGAAGAGTGGAGGtggggagagagggagagggaggaGGCTTGTGGGAGCTTCTTTGAGGGAGGTTGTTGCGCCTTATGAGGCTGCGGTTGAGGAGTTGAAGAGGGAGGTTAAGGTTAAGCAAGTTGAAGTGGACAATTTGAAGGACAAGTTGAAGAATGCGGTGGTGGTTAGTGGGGGGAAGAAAGCTGGGAGGACTCATCATCAGTCCAAACGGAGAGTTGGTTGCAGTACTCAGACTCCTG TATCTCTGTCACCGGCACCAGAGATATTTGAAGCAACAATGAGCATGGTAAGGGAAGCATCAAAGTCATTCACGGCTCTCCTTCTCTCGCTCATGAAATCAGCCCACTGGGACATTGCAGCTGCTGTAAGATCAATCGAAGCTGCTGCAGGGGCCACCACCAATGCTACCATGGACTCCATTGTGGGACCAAATCATGCAAAGTATGCAATGGAGTCATATGTCAATCGCAAATTCTTCCAAGGTTTTGACCATGAGACATTCTACATGGATGGCAGCCTCTCATCTTTACTGCACCCTGATCAGTTCCGCCGAGATTGCTTTACTCAGTACCGCGACATGAAAGCAATGGACCCCATTGAACTCCTTGGCATTCTACCCACTTGTGACTTTGGCAAATTCTGCTGTAAAAAATATCTCTCCATAATTCACCCCAAAATGGAGGAGTCTTTGTTTGGTGACCTGGAACAACGGTGCCAAGTTTTAGCTGGAAACCACCCAAGGAGTCGGTTTTATGGAGATTTTCTAGGGCTTGCAAAAGCAATTTGGCTGCTGCATTTGCTTGCATTCTCATTGGAGCCACCACCTAGTTATTTTGAAGGTAGTAAGGGAGCAGATTTCCATTCTCAGTACATGGAAAGTGTGGTGAGGTTTCCGGGTGGAAGAGTTGTAGGGGGTCAGATAGTGGGATTCCCAGTTAGCCCTGGGTTTAAGCTGGCCAGTGGTTCTGTTATAAAGGCTAGGGTTTATCTTGTGCCAAAAAATGGTTTTTAG
- the LOC141707262 gene encoding protein GRAVITROPIC IN THE LIGHT 1 isoform X2 — MLLSSYQRDRLCKTKTKTNGVKMDELSQKHHPGYYRDPVVKQTQAARKSSSSNTGIKKMAINKVSNFSDLIQRVTASCFLHPLAADRHNSSQISPSDSSDDSDDFTHHNPRISEYLAQQDEDIENENNIVRSQRGVSDFGDAEVLIAEVFEAFSALKKAYVSLQEAHCPWDPDRMRVCDAAVVAELRRIGVLRERFRRKSGGGERGRGRRLVGASLREVVAPYEAAVEELKREVKVKQVEVDNLKDKLKNAVVVSGGKKAGRTHHQSKRRVGCSTQTPVSLSPAPEIFEATMSMVREASKSFTALLLSLMKSAHWDIAAAVRSIEAAAGATTNATMDSIVGPNHAKYAMESYVNRKFFQGFDHETFYMDGSLSSLLHPDQFRRDCFTQYRDMKAMDPIELLGILPTCDFGKFCCKKYLSIIHPKMEESLFGDLEQRCQVLAGNHPRSRFYGDFLGLAKAIWLLHLLAFSLEPPPSYFEGSKGADFHSQYMESVVRFPGGRVVGGQIVGFPVSPGFKLASGSVIKARVYLVPKNGF, encoded by the exons ATGCTACTCTCTTCCTACCAACGGGATCGTTTATG TAAAACAAAGACAAAAACAAATGGGGTGAAGATGGATGAATTGTCACAGAAGCATCACCCTGGTTACTACAGAGATCCTGTTGTCAAACAAACTCAAGCCGCCAG AAAGAGCAGCAGCAGCAACACTGGAATCAAGAAAATGGCTATCAACAAAGTCTCTAATTTTTCCGATCTCATCCAACGTGTCACCGCCTCTTGTTTCCTCCACCCTCTCGCCGCCGACCGTCACAACTCCTCCCAAATCTCCCCTTCTGACTCCTCCGATGACTCTGATGATTTCACTCATCATAATCCCAGAATCTCTGAGTACTTAGCCCAGCAAGACGAAGATATCGAAAATGAAAACAACATTGTCAGGTCTCAGAGAGGTGTTTCTGATTTTGGGGATGCTGAGGTTTTGATTGCTGAGGTTTTTGAGGCTTTTTCTGCTCTGAAGAAGGCTTATGTGAGTTTACAGGAAGCACATTGTCCTTGGGATCCTGATAGAATGCGGGTTTGCGATGCCGCGGTGGTGGCTGAGTTGAGGAGGATTGGGGTTTTGAGGGAGAGGTTTAGGAGGAAGAGTGGAGGtggggagagagggagagggaggaGGCTTGTGGGAGCTTCTTTGAGGGAGGTTGTTGCGCCTTATGAGGCTGCGGTTGAGGAGTTGAAGAGGGAGGTTAAGGTTAAGCAAGTTGAAGTGGACAATTTGAAGGACAAGTTGAAGAATGCGGTGGTGGTTAGTGGGGGGAAGAAAGCTGGGAGGACTCATCATCAGTCCAAACGGAGAGTTGGTTGCAGTACTCAGACTCCTG TATCTCTGTCACCGGCACCAGAGATATTTGAAGCAACAATGAGCATGGTAAGGGAAGCATCAAAGTCATTCACGGCTCTCCTTCTCTCGCTCATGAAATCAGCCCACTGGGACATTGCAGCTGCTGTAAGATCAATCGAAGCTGCTGCAGGGGCCACCACCAATGCTACCATGGACTCCATTGTGGGACCAAATCATGCAAAGTATGCAATGGAGTCATATGTCAATCGCAAATTCTTCCAAGGTTTTGACCATGAGACATTCTACATGGATGGCAGCCTCTCATCTTTACTGCACCCTGATCAGTTCCGCCGAGATTGCTTTACTCAGTACCGCGACATGAAAGCAATGGACCCCATTGAACTCCTTGGCATTCTACCCACTTGTGACTTTGGCAAATTCTGCTGTAAAAAATATCTCTCCATAATTCACCCCAAAATGGAGGAGTCTTTGTTTGGTGACCTGGAACAACGGTGCCAAGTTTTAGCTGGAAACCACCCAAGGAGTCGGTTTTATGGAGATTTTCTAGGGCTTGCAAAAGCAATTTGGCTGCTGCATTTGCTTGCATTCTCATTGGAGCCACCACCTAGTTATTTTGAAGGTAGTAAGGGAGCAGATTTCCATTCTCAGTACATGGAAAGTGTGGTGAGGTTTCCGGGTGGAAGAGTTGTAGGGGGTCAGATAGTGGGATTCCCAGTTAGCCCTGGGTTTAAGCTGGCCAGTGGTTCTGTTATAAAGGCTAGGGTTTATCTTGTGCCAAAAAATGGTTTTTAG